One genomic window of Alphaproteobacteria bacterium includes the following:
- a CDS encoding cupin domain-containing protein yields the protein MQDWLVGFDDIMARMPDPAAADPVVYPIRHGSMRVGLYAPRGSDPQEPHSQDELYIVARGSGQFVKDGDTRPVGPGDLIFVEAGAAHRFLDFSDDFVTWVVFWGPQGGEAR from the coding sequence ATGCAGGACTGGCTGGTCGGTTTCGACGACATCATGGCGCGGATGCCCGACCCCGCCGCCGCCGACCCGGTGGTCTATCCGATCCGCCACGGCAGCATGCGCGTCGGCCTCTACGCGCCGCGCGGCAGCGACCCGCAGGAGCCGCACAGCCAGGACGAGCTCTACATCGTCGCCCGCGGCAGCGGCCAGTTCGTCAAGGACGGCGACACCCGGCCGGTCGGGCCCGGCGACCTGATCTTCGTCGAGGCCGGCGCCGCGCATCGCTTCCTCGATTTCAGCGACGACTTCGTGACCTGGGTGGTGTTCTGGGGCCCGCAGGGCGGCGAGGCGCGCTGA